GGAGTTTCAAGCTGTTTCAGGCGACGCAGTTGTCGTTGCAGAATATCCGGATGGAGGCGGAGTTGATCCGGAAGAAGCAGTCGGGGTAAACCGCAGATGGGTGAATTTACCACGGAGGGCGCGGATTTTTTAGCCACAGATTGAACACGGATCACACAGATGGGGGAAAGGATAGCCGAGGGAGTGGGGAACCGCGAAAAACGCTCAATACGCGAAAAAAGGGAGTTTGAACAGAAGGGAGCGAATAGGGTAGGTAACCGCAGATGGACGCAGATTGACGCAGATGGGGGAAAGAAAGTTAGAGAGGGAGTGAGCCGGAGGGGAGGTTGGCCGCAAGAAAGCGTAAGAGGCGCAGAGTGAGTGAGGGATCAGGTTGCTAGGTTGGCAGTCTGGATTTGGGCGGTGGTGTAGTAGAGTTCGCGGTGGCCGCGGTTGGTTTCCAGGTGGAGATGGGTGCGGGTGGGTGACTCTTCGGTGATTTTCAAACTGAGCAGGGTGAGGGGGCCGGTTACACGCTTTTCGGAGATTTGATAGCCGTGGACGCCTTCGAAAACCAGGAGGTGAGGGGCGGGCTTGCCGTCGGAGAGAAGCAAAACTGTGAGGGTTAGTTTTTCTTGCTCGGGTTCTTCGATGAGGGCGAGGAGCTGGGTGTTTTGGAGGTTGAAGTCGGCGAGGTTCATGAGTTGTGAGCGTTACGGGAATGTATGTGATGCCGGTAAATGCTTAGGTCATCGAACACAGCCCATATTATGGCGGTGATCATCGCGCCTAGCAGGTAAGTGGAGGCAGGAATTATTACAAAGATCGCGAACAATCCAATGGGGATGCTGAGCCAGCGTCTAGATGGAGCGCGATCGCGCGGGATTTCAGGGCGAAACTCGTAGCGTAGAACGTATGCCGCTATCAGCGGTATCAAGATGGTCGGGTCACCAAACATTCCGGGACTGAAAAGGCCGAGGAACGGCAGAAGCGCGGCGAATAACACGGCAATCCAGCTCAGGATGATGCGTGTCAGGGTGTTCATGGAAGATGACTGTCAGAGCTTATGACAAAGCTCTCGGTCATGTCTGGTGTGTAAACTGGGATGAATCCCAGAAGCGGGCGTTGCGGCTCTGCATAAAAGTTGGCAAAGACAATGATATCGCCTCCGGGTTTATCATTCCACGATGCTTGAAATTCCATTTGATACTCAGTGCCATCAGGAGCGGTGCCTTCAATGTGCTCCAGGCAATTGTAAGCTTTGCGGTCTTGCTCCACGCGTTCCGCGAGCTGGGCGTAACTCCAAGTGCGAAATTTTTCCAAATGCACTGTCAGAATTTTGTGCATCTCGTCTTTTGCTCATGGTGGTGCGAATTTGGTCAGGCTCTTAGAATTTTTTCCATCGGTTTGCCTTTGGCGAGTTCGTCGATGAGTTTGTCGAGGTAGCGGATCTCGCGCATCAAGGGGTCTTCGACTTCTTCCACACGGATGCCGCAGACGACGCCTTTGATGAGGGTGCGGGCGGGGTTCATCTTGGGTGCTTTGGCGAAGAAGGTTTCGAAGTCGGTCGCTTTTTTCAGTTGAGCTTCGAGCTGCTTCTGGGTGTAGCCGGTGAGCCAGCGGATAATGGTGTCCACCTCGGCCTTGGTGCGGCCTTTCTTTTCCGCCTTGGCGACGTAGTAGGGATAGACGTTGGCGAAGGGGGTGGTGAAGATGCGGTGTTTGGTGGGCATGGGGAAAATTATGAAGTGTGAAGGATGAAGGAGAGGTCAGTATTTTGTGGTCATGACATCCATGTCTCTGTGGCGGCAGTAACGCTCCATTTGTCTTTTTCCTTCTTAACCGTGAAGGTGTATCCGCGAGCATACAGCATTCCTGCATAGAAACTGCCTGTCACTTCCACTTCCGTAGGGGAGATCCATTTGATCTTTTCGCTATTGAATATTACACCGCGCTGGTCGTTACGCTTTTCCACTACCCACCCAGCTTGGGAAAAGGTGCTAGCGGATGCTTTCTGAACTGGCGTTTTCAGGTCAGCAAAACGTTTCATGAAATCAATTGAAGGGTCACGTGCGGAGTCGAAGATATCTTGTCCTTTAGCGTTCAGGCTAACGGATAGAAAATACACTTTTGCTTCGGTGACTTGGTTGGTCGCAATCTGATAACGAAAAAGAGTCTCAAGGATGTCATTGGTTTCTTGCTGACGTCTCGCGGCAATGGCTTTAGACGATTCTGCTGGTTCGTCTGCATGCA
The genomic region above belongs to Verrucomicrobiia bacterium and contains:
- a CDS encoding DUF2200 domain-containing protein — its product is MPTKHRIFTTPFANVYPYYVAKAEKKGRTKAEVDTIIRWLTGYTQKQLEAQLKKATDFETFFAKAPKMNPARTLIKGVVCGIRVEEVEDPLMREIRYLDKLIDELAKGKPMEKILRA